A single window of Anopheles moucheti chromosome 2, idAnoMoucSN_F20_07, whole genome shotgun sequence DNA harbors:
- the LOC128297800 gene encoding uncharacterized protein LOC128297800 yields MAHTLNVQWVSDDGEEIQVKEEDVVYEDIEYIEEYSLDEPNTSEGAVLVNEETNTYVTKIETIDSALDMLQNSVWSIQPPEQAGTLGRKLAHPRSLPIGLAKSAKGFADCLSLFLDADVIAMITEYTNEQIKIEQPNYSRERDANLTDETEIRALLGILFIAGTVRDGRENIEYLFDTKMGTGLEAVYLTMSSLRYHFLIRNIRFDDPAAALEETEGDKLAPIRAVYERIVSNCQKYVRPGRFLMLDEQTVQFKGKCEFRQFLTSVPGRVGFKFHLLADCETSYISNLEMLVPDNQNPYNLSYAPIDVAMRLTEPIQGKQKTVVLGPSFTSPELIKKLYNSRTMVIGEVKKSYPDIPKAFVSSKGRPEHTTLAAYNDALTLVSYVTKRKDLLILMSSFTDIETEESEESEVIQKQNQLFQLVELYNRTKSTVQSIQQMCTMYDVVRSTRRWPMVVFFNLMNLSAINAWCIYQLNNPDENKISRRDFLVNMSLELLRPQARRRLDNRTISRTLKQRIATFLGINREEYETVPVFENRKDSRGRCYLCSRARNKSTRMSCNNCGKFTCGAHCAHLCRTCYMEDGTEEQ; encoded by the coding sequence ATGGCGCACACATTGAACGTTCAATGGGTGTCGGATGACGGGGAAGAAATCCAAGTGAAGGAGGAAGATGTTGTGTACGAGGATATCGAATATATTGAAGAATATTCGCTCGACGAACCAAACACATCCGAGGGTGCGGTATTGGTAAacgaagaaacaaacacatatgtgacaaaaattgaaaccatCGATAGTGCGTTGGATATGCTTCAGAATTCCGTATGGTCTATCCAACCACCAGAACAAGCTGGTACACTGGGGCGCAAACTGGCACATCCCCGTTCTCTCCCGATTGGGTTGGCAAAATCAGCGAAAGGTTTTGCCGATTGTTTGTCCCTTTTTCTAGATGCGGACGTGATTGCCATGATCACCGAATACACCAACGAGCAGATAAAGATTGAGCAGCCTAACTACTCCCGCGAGCGTGATGCAAACTTAACAGATGAAACGGAAATTAGAGCTTTGCTCGGTATCTTATTTATTGCCGGTACGGTGCGCGACGGGCGAGAAAACATTGAGTATCTGTTCGACACTAAAATGGGCACCGGTTTAGAAGCCGTCTATCTTACCATGTCCTCCCTGCGGTACCATTTTCTCATTCGGAACATTCGTTTCGATGATCCAGCAGCGGCCTTAGAGGAAACGGAAGGCGATAAGCTAGCGCCGATAAGAGCGGTGTACGAGCGTATAGTCAGCAACTGCCAGAAATACGTCCGTCCCGGACGTTTCCTTATGTTGGATGAGCAGACGGTACAGTTTAAAGGGAAATGTGAATTCCGCCAATTCCTGACAAGCGTTCCTGGCAGGGTGGGATTTAAATTTCATCTACTGGCAGACTGCGAAACTTCGTACATAAGCAATTTGGAAATGTTAGTGCCTGATAATCAAAATCCGTACAACTTGAGTTACGCACCGATCGATGTTGCCATGCGATTGACCGAACCGATACAGGGAAAGCAGAAGACGGTCGTACTCGGTCCTTCATTTACATCACCCGAGCTGATTAAGAAGCTATACAATAGCCGAACGATGGTAATAGGCGAGGTGAAGAAATCGTACCCGGACATTCCAAAAGCATTCGTTTCGAGCAAGGGACGCCCGGAACATACCACCCTGGCTGCATATAACGACGCATTGACGCTGGTGTCGTACGTAACTAAGCGGAAGGATCTGCTGATACTCATGTCCTCTTTTACAGATATCGAAACGGAAGAGAGCGAAGAGTCTGAAGTAATTCAAAAGCAGAACCAGCTCTTTCAGCTGGTAGAACTTTACAATCGGACCAAAAGTACTGTACAAAGCATCCAGCAGATGTGTACAATGTATGATGTTGTGCGAAGCACTCGCCGGTGGCCGATGGTCGTCTTTTTCAATCTCATGAACCTGAGCGCCATCAATGCGTGGTGTATCTATCAATTAAACAATCCAGACGAGAACAAAATAAGCCGGCGAGATTTTCTGGTCAACATGTCACTAGAGCTTCTACGTCCACAGGCACGAAGGCGGTTGGACAACAGAACAATATCGCGTACACTGAAACAGCGTATCGCTACCTTTCTGGGGATAAATCGGGAAGAGTACGAAACCGTCCCGGTGTTTGAGAATCGGAAAGATTCGCGAGGCCGTTGTTACCTGTGCAGCAGGGCACGCAATAAAAGCACTCGCATGTCATGCAACAATTGTGGTAAGTTTACCTGCGGTGCACATTGCGCACATTTGTGCCGTACATGCTACATGGAAGACGGTACGGAAGAACAGTAA
- the LOC128310134 gene encoding uncharacterized protein LOC128310134, with the protein MKERVLTNNEKSFVQKAILESIRIDGRTLDEFRKLRISFGSEWGLVLVILGETRALARVTCEVVEPKATRPNEGMLFVNVELGPMAAPHFDGGRQSDECVQLNRILERALKDSGCVDLESLCLVSEEKVWTLRVDVTVLNHEGNTIDCCSIAALTALAHFKRPDITVDGENVIVHTMEEKDPIKVTLFHYPICVSYGIFNHGKIAIADPTYLEERVAEAKMVIGINSYGELCGLHLGGTTLTSAELLLRTSSKASKRARLVVEKIKAAIQKDNDDREKGLPVGFAEGIERNETTVHAQDRMQVRLKRFKLKIDGEERTESDCGEETDPDDAMETIGETSGEVNNEPDEPMAVDDSETVVKVGETAAVLIPVNKDNSNQWVTEEELMQAKVNTGKKRSKAGLKRKKKSLLSRPEQCGFIDVESSEEETVTLTSSDI; encoded by the exons ATGAAGGAACGCGTTTTAACAAATAATGAGAAATCATTCGTGCAAAAGGCTATTCTTGAATCGATC CGTATCGATGGCCGAACACTGGATGAGTTCCGCAAACTAAGGATAAGCTTCGGCAGCGAATGGGGCTTGGTACTTGTGATCCTGGGTGAAACCCGAGCTTTAGCACGGGTCACTTGTGAGGTAGTGGAACCCAAAGCGACTCGCCCGAACGAGGGCATGCTTTTCGTTAATGTAGAGCTGGGACCAATGGCAGCGCCACACTTTGATGGTGGCCGCCAATCAGATGAATGTGTACAGTTGAATCGCATTTTGGAGCGTGCGTTGAAAGATTCGGGCTGTGTCGACCTGGAATCGCTCTGCCTGGTGTCGGAGGAAAAGGTTTGGACGCTGCGTGTGGACGTGACCGTGCTGAATCACGAGGGCAACACCATAGATTGCTGTTCAATAGCTGCCCTGACAGCGCTTGCCCACTTCAAGCGTCCGGACATAACGGTCGACGGCGAGAACGTGATCGTGCACACCATGGAGGAGAAGGATCCAATCAAGGTGACACTTTTCCACTATCCAATTTGCGTGAGCTACGGTATTTTCAACCACGGCAAAATAGCCATCGCTGATCCCACCTACCTGGAGGAGCGTGTCGCTGAAGCAAAAATGGTTATTGGTATCAATTCGTACGGTGAGCTTTGCGGGTTGCATCTCGGTGGCACAACGCTCACGAGTGCCGAACTGCTTTTGCGTACATCGTCGAAGGCAAGCAAACGGGCCCGActggtggtggaaaagattAAAGCCGCCATCCAGAAGGACAATGATGATCGCGAAAAGGGTTTACCGGTCGGGTTTGCGGAAGGAATTGAACGTAACGAAACGACGGTACACGCCCAGGATAGGATGCAGGTGCGATTGAAACGTTTCAAGCTGAAAATTGACGGAGAAGAACGAACGGAATCTGACTGTGGCGAGGAAACAGACCCCGACGATGCAATGGAAACAATTGGGGAAACTTCTGGCGAGGTAAACAATGAACCGGATGAACCGATGGCTGTAGATGATTCGGAAACAGTTGTAAAGGTTGGTGAAACTGCGGCCGTATTAATACCGGTTAATAAGGATAACAGCAACCAATGGGTAACGGAAGAGGAACTGATGCAGGCGAAGGTAAATACAGGCAAAAAACGATCGAAAGCTGGTTTGAAGCGCAAGAAGAAAAGTTTACTTTCCCGGCCAGAGCAATGTGGATTTATAGATGTCGAGAGCAGCGAGGAGGAAACAGTAACGCTTACTTCATCAGATATATGA